The Deltaproteobacteria bacterium sequence AATCTGGTTTTGAGCAAGTTTATATTCGTTTTTCAGAAGATGAAAAGGGCTTTTAATGAAGTCGTCCTTTCGCTAGACTTTATCAGTTAAGGCTTGGAGGGCCTTTACCGAAAAAAAGGGGGGGCGATATGAGGCGATACAGTCTGAGGGGGCTTGTGTCTGCATTTTTTCTATTTCTATTTTATTCCAATCTCTTTGCCACGGAGCTGAGTCTTGCTCCTCAAAGCTATACGACTCAAAGTGGCTCTACGAGCGGTCAGCCCGTTTCCACTCTTGCGATGCAGGATCAAAGCGGTTCTCAGGACGATTGGAATCAATACCTTGAATTTTATACACCGGGAAATTCAATCTACAAAGGGCAACGCGCCTACATCGTTCCTGCTTCAGTCGATCTTACTCAAATTCAAGGCCTGGCCTTGAGAGTCAATTACAGAGGCCCTCAAAAAAACTATCAGACTTGGAGCTGGAAAATTTACGATTGGGTGGGACGCAAATGGGTTGGTATTGGGGATAATGGTTTTGCGGCCCCATGGATTTGGCAAATGGCCAATTTTCAAATTGGTGGAAAGCCAACGAATTACATCAACAGCAAGCGGCAGCTGAGTATCCTCTTTCAATCAAACAATGCCAAAGACGATGCCGATTTGGACTACGAGGCCCTCGTGCTGACGCTGCCAAATCAAACGCCTGTTCCCGATTCTTCAACGCGATGGATTCCGCCTCCAGTCTCCAGCTGGCAATGGCAATTTAGCGGTCTTCCCATCGATACCAGTGTGAATGCAGAAATTTTTTCTCTGGATGGTTTTGATACGGATGCCGCCTTGGTGGCCGAGCTTCATGCTCAAGGGAAACACGTGGTCTGCTACATGGACATGGGGACCTGGGAAGATTGGCGTCCCGATGCGTCGCAGTTTCCCGCTTCTGTCAAAGGATTGGGCAATGGTTGGCCCGGTGAAAATTGGCTGGATATCCGGCGGCTGGATATTTTACTTCCGCTTCTGGAAGCCCGCCTGGATTTGTGCCACGCGAAAGGCTTTGACGCGGTGGAGCCCGATAATATGGATGGCTATTCCAACACGACTGGCTTTCCTCTGACTGCGAACGATCAACTGCAATTCAACCAGACCATCGCAGAGGCTGCGCATGTGCGGGGTTTATCCATCGGTCTGAAGAATGATATCAGCCAGGTGGCTAATTTATTGCCGCACTACGATTTTGCCATCAACGAAAGTTGCTTTGAATTTGGTGAATGTGCTCTGCTGAATCCCTTCGTGGATGCCGCGAAGGCGGTGTTCAATGTGGAATACAATCTGGCGATCAACGATTTTTGTCCTCAGGCCAATGCGATGAATTTTAATTCGATGAAGAAGAATAGAAATTTGGATGCGTATCGAGAGGCGTGTCGATGAGCTTAGGGTCTAAAGATCTTCAACTGAATATCTTTTATGCATTTGAAATGTTTTGAATTGCCTGTGGCAAGGGTCAGGCCATGCTCGGCTGCTGTTGCGGCAATGAGCGCATCTTGACTGAGTAAACCGTACGCCAGTGAATATTCTTCGATGTAAGCAAGGGCTCTATGGCCTATGGATTGAGTTAAGGGAAGGGTGCTGAAATTTTGCTGGCTCAATAAGAGTTTAATAATTTGATGCTCTGCTTTGTTGCGCGCACCCTGAAGTAATTCCATGAGTGTTTGAATCGAGATGAATTTTCTTTCTGCCAGATCTAAAAGATGAGCTGCTTTTTCGTTACCTCGCTGTACCCAAATAAGAATATCCGTATCAAAGATCATGATATCTTTTTCCCCTTAATTTTTTCATCGTCTCTTCTACGCTTTCTTTGGTGTCTTTATGCATACCAAAAAAAGGATGCTGCTTTATTTTCTGATCGGAAGTGGTTTGGAGAGGGATTATTTTCCCTTTGAGTTTACCGTGATAAAGTAGATTTACTTCTTCACGATTATTCAAGGCCTCGAGTATTTTTTTTGTTTTATATCTTAAATCCAGAATAGAGGCATTCATAATAATCTCCAAATATGTCTCTTAATGGTAGACATATTTAGTTTTTAGTCAACTCATTTGTCGGGAATCGTATCGAGGATTTACCTTGAGTTCTGCAGATTTTAAGAATCATTTTTTGCTCATTCTTGGCAAGTACCCATCTATAAAGCATTTCCCCTCTCCCCTTGAGGGAGAGGGTCAGGGTGAGGGGTATTTCTAGTGCACTCAGGATCACCCTCTCTCTGACTCTCTCCCCTCAAGGGAGAGAGGACTTTTCAGAGTGGCTTCTTACTAAAATCTGCGGAACTCAAGTCAGTATTTAAAATCCAAAAGAATTTTTATTTTTTCTTCAATGTCTATGAGAGTTTTAGAATCGAGTTTTCCGATTTCTTTTTTAAATCGCCTGTTATCGATGCTTCGAATCTGATCCAACATAATATCCGATTCTTGACTAAGCCCTGCCTCACCTTTCTTGAGGTGAATTCGAGTGTATTCGAGTTCTTTTCGTACTTTTGTGGTGAGGGGGCAGATGAGGGTGGAAGTATGAAAAGGGTTGAGATCGTCCGTTTGTAAAACCAAAACAGGTCTTGTCTTGCCTGCTTCGCTACCAAAACGGGGATCCAAATTTGCAGAATAAAGATAGCCTCGACGTATTTTCATTCGGGCAGGTCTTCCAGTAATTCAAAATCCTTCAAAAACTCACGGGTATCGGATTGAAGGAGCAGGGCTTCTCTTTTTAATTTTTTCTTTATCATTTTTTTCTTGGTACATTGATTAAAGAAAGAGACGGCTTTGTTAATGTAAGTATTTCTTGGAATTTGAATTTCCTTTAGCAATTTTTCTGTTTCAAGAAATAGATCTTCTTCTAATTTTAAAGAAAGGGCTTTGGACATAATGGTGTATACTATTTAGATATACTCATTTGTCAATACGGAACTCAAATAAAGTAAGTTAGCTTAATCGTTTCGAATGATAATAATTCTTATCCCTCTCCCTCGCCTGCTTTAGTAACTCCTCCTTAAAATCTGGATGGGCAATTTTGACAAGTTCGTAGCAGCGCTCTTCATCCGTCAAACCGTATAAATTGGCGATGCCCTGTTCGGTGACGATATATTGGGCGTAATGCCTTGGGGTGGAAATAATGGAACCCGGGGGCAGAGCT is a genomic window containing:
- a CDS encoding endo alpha-1,4 polygalactosaminidase — encoded protein: MRRYSLRGLVSAFFLFLFYSNLFATELSLAPQSYTTQSGSTSGQPVSTLAMQDQSGSQDDWNQYLEFYTPGNSIYKGQRAYIVPASVDLTQIQGLALRVNYRGPQKNYQTWSWKIYDWVGRKWVGIGDNGFAAPWIWQMANFQIGGKPTNYINSKRQLSILFQSNNAKDDADLDYEALVLTLPNQTPVPDSSTRWIPPPVSSWQWQFSGLPIDTSVNAEIFSLDGFDTDAALVAELHAQGKHVVCYMDMGTWEDWRPDASQFPASVKGLGNGWPGENWLDIRRLDILLPLLEARLDLCHAKGFDAVEPDNMDGYSNTTGFPLTANDQLQFNQTIAEAAHVRGLSIGLKNDISQVANLLPHYDFAINESCFEFGECALLNPFVDAAKAVFNVEYNLAINDFCPQANAMNFNSMKKNRNLDAYREACR
- a CDS encoding type II toxin-antitoxin system VapC family toxin, yielding MIFDTDILIWVQRGNEKAAHLLDLAERKFISIQTLMELLQGARNKAEHQIIKLLLSQQNFSTLPLTQSIGHRALAYIEEYSLAYGLLSQDALIAATAAEHGLTLATGNSKHFKCIKDIQLKIFRP
- a CDS encoding type II toxin-antitoxin system Phd/YefM family antitoxin — encoded protein: MNASILDLRYKTKKILEALNNREEVNLLYHGKLKGKIIPLQTTSDQKIKQHPFFGMHKDTKESVEETMKKLRGKRYHDL
- a CDS encoding type II toxin-antitoxin system PemK/MazF family toxin, translated to MKIRRGYLYSANLDPRFGSEAGKTRPVLVLQTDDLNPFHTSTLICPLTTKVRKELEYTRIHLKKGEAGLSQESDIMLDQIRSIDNRRFKKEIGKLDSKTLIDIEEKIKILLDFKY